The genomic segment AGCGCGGTGAGCGGCTGCCCGCCCATGGCATACACGTCGCTCAGCGCATTTGTGGCGGCAATCCGGCCAAACGTATGCGGATCATCCACCATGGGCGTGAAGAAGTCTACGGTCTGCACCAGGGCCTGCTCATCATTGATCCGATAGATGCCCGCATCATCGGCGGTCGAAAACCCCACCAGCAGATTCTCGTCGTGCTGCTGCGGCAGTCCCGCCAGAACCTGGTTCAACACGCCGGGTGCAAGCTTGCTCGCACACCCTCCGGCTTTCACCTGCTGCGTAAGCCGCACGGCCGTGGTTGCAGCTCCTGCGTCAGCTGTCGTACTGTCGGGATGTGCCGGAAAATTCATAGATACACTCGACCTGAGAACCTGAATTTCTTGTAATGCGGGGAAGCGCCTAGGATCCGGTGATCCTCCCGGTCTTCAAAACCGGCGGTCGTCCTTTTGGGCAACGGTGTGTTCGACTCACACGCGCTTCCGCCAATCCCATTGGGATAATATCAGCGAGTCACCTCACGCGGGATCAACCGGTTTGGGGGCACGGATGCCTCGCGGCAGCCGGTCAACTGAACCGCAGCAGCTCGCCACTCGGCGAATATTCCGGAACAATCTCGCTCAACACCTGAACCAACCCTGAAGCGTCACGCCTGTTGCAGATGCTACGCAGGGCGTCGATTCGTCCGTTGAGTTCCTCGTGGTTAACGGCAAGCGTATTCAGCACGCGGATATTCTCATACGTTGTAGATTCTGTGTCTTCCAGGTAGGACGCCATCTCCTCGCTGAGTTTCTCACCCGGCCGCCTGCCCGTGAATTCAATCGCGATGTCCTTGCCCGGCGTGAAACCCGCCTTGCGTATCATCTGGATCGCCAGATCGACGATCCTGACAGCTTGTCCAATTTCGAGCACGCATATCTGGCCCGCTCCCGCGGTCGCCCCCGCCTGAAGAACCAGACGTCCGGCCTCAGCGACAGTCATAAAGAATCGCGTCATCTCGGGATCCGTCACGGTGACCGGTCCCCCTCGCGCGATCTGCCTGCGGAAGATCGGCATCACGCTGCCTGTCGAGTCCATCACATTCCCGAAGCGCACCGCTACAAACTTCGTCGTTCCGCTCTGCATGTTCAGCAGTACCAGCTCAGCAATCCGCTTCGTCACCCCCATGACGCTCGTGGGGCGCACCGCCTTATCTGACGAGATCAGCACGAAGTTCTCCACTCCGTGCGCCATCGCCGCAAGACCGAGACTATAGGTCCCGAAAACATTGTTTTCGACGGCTTCAAACGGATGGCTCTCCATCAGCGGAACGTGCTTGTATGCTGCAGCGTGATAGACAGCCGCGGGTCTGTAGCGGTTCATCAGCTCATCCAGCCTTGCGGCATTCTGGACGCTGCCGATCTCCGCATGGAACGTGATCGCCGGGAACGCTTCGCGCATCTGCAACTCAAGCTCGAACAGGCCAGACTCGGCAATATCGAAGCCGACGATTGCTGCAGGGGCAAACTGCGCAATTTGCCGGCACAGCTCCGATCCAATGGAGCCCGCAGCTCCGGTCACAAGTACCACGCGTCCGCAAACGCTGCGGAGTACCGAATTGTCCTCGGCCGATGTGATGTTGTTCTTCGAGGCGCCTTCGTCAGACAGATCGACAGGACTCGTCTTTGCGCCAGCAGTCTCCCAGGCAGCCGCTCCCGCAGCATCACGAATCACGCTGATCACGTAGAGCTGATCATCGAGAGAAAGACTGCTCGAGCTGGGCAGGCATATTCCGCGCCGAAACAGGTCCTCAGCGACAGCCCCTCCGAATCGCTCGCAATCAGAGTGAAAGGGCTGCATGTGCATTGGTCTCCACACCGGCCGCGCTTCAACATTCGCTGCATCTAGCCTGGCAATCAGTTCGTCGCGCGAGCACCCGAAGTCGGGGTCAATCAGAAAGCAGCTAAGCCAGTTCGTATGAATCCCGTTGGGACCCTGCGGCATGAAGCTCATGCCAGGCAGATCAGCAAATGCGTCGCGATAGCGAAACGCGATCGCCCGGCGCTGCTTAATCCGCTCATCCAGCACCTGCAACTGCCCGCGCCCAATCGCCGCAAGCACATTGCTCATGCGATAATTGAATCCGATCTCCGAGTGCTGGTAGGCACGCCGAGCATCGCGCGACTGCTGCGACCAATAGCGCGCCTTGTCTACCCACTCCCGACTGGAAGAGACCAGCATGCCACCACCCGCCGTTGTGATGATCTTGTTTCCATTGAACGAGAAGACGCCTGCCGCGCCCATCGTCCCCGCGGCGTGGCCCTTATAAGTTCCTCCCAGGGCCTGCGCCGCATCTTCAAGTACCGGAATCTCGTATCGGCCGCACAGTTCCAGGATCGGGTCCATATCCGCGCACTGGCCATACTGATGAACAACAATCACAGCGCGGGGCAGCTTCCCTGCCCTCGCCTTCTCCTTGAGCGCCTCCTCCAGAACATTCGGATCAAGATTCCACGTGGTTCGCTCGCTATCGAGAAACACCGGAAGTGCCCCCAGGTGCCACACCGGATTACACGTAGCGGCAAACGTCAGGGTCGGGCAGAACACCTCATCTCCCGCCTGCACTCCCATCAATCGCAAGCCGAGATGCAGCGCGGCCGTCCCGCTAGAAAGGGCAACGGTCGGCACATCGATCCGCTGCTCCATTTCCTTCTCAAAGGCATCTACGTCCGGTCCGACGGTCGAAAGCCAGTTGGTCACGAACGCTCCGGCCACATAGGCAAGTTCTCGGCCGCCCATATGGGGAACCGATAGCAGAATGCGTGGTCTCATCTGTTTATATTTTGCGTGATCCTGGCGCAATTCGGCCGGTCTTGCCACGCCGGCAAATCAAACATGACTCGGTCAGAATGGAAGATGCCACGTTAACAAGTTCCGGACTCGCGTACGAGAACGCAAGCGAAAGACGTCACCTATGACTCGCCAAGATAATCAGGATGGATCATGGGAGAAATGTCACTTGCCATAAGCCCACTAGAATTGGGGCTTGAATGGCGGGGACGACGGGGCTCGAACCCGCGACCTCTGCCGTGACAGGGCAGCGCTCTGACCAACTGAGCTACGTCCCCTTGCACCGCCGGATGATGCTCTTAAGCGACTTCCGGTTTCTGCTGCAACATGTTTGAGTGTAACAGAAACCGGCGCTCTGAGTCTCGGAGCCTGTGGCAAAATCCAAACCGTGAAACATCACAGATCTAAGGGCGAAAGCAGCCGCCTTCACCATGTTTCTTCAGGCCGTCCATGCGGCCGGGCGAACGGCGCGGTTGGTAGAGATGAAGCCCATATCGGCGGAAATTCCACGTACACACTGCAGCAGGTGGTTGGCGATGGACGGAAGCTTCTGCGCCGTTACCCGGAACGACGGCCCAGATATGCTCACGGCGGCCACAGGCTGTCGCTGGGCATCGAGCACCGGCACGGCGATGCAGCGCAGCCCCTCTTCCAACTCCTCATCATCCACAGCGTATCCACGGCGTCGGGTCTTTTCGATCTCCGCCCGCAGGGCCTCAGCAGTGGCGATTGTGCGGTGGGTAAAGCGCTCGAAGCGGGTGCGGCGGATGATGTCGGCGGTTCGGTCTTCCGGTAGGAACGCCAGGATAGCCTTGCCTACGGAAGTACAGTGCACTGGATTGCTGGCGCCGATGCGCGTAATCATACGCACAGACCGCGCAGGCTCGATTTTGTCGATGTAAATGACCCGCGCCTGCTCGAGGATGCAGAGGTGGGCGGTCTCTTCGGTCTCTGCAACTAGCCGGCGCAGGTGGGGCTGTGCGCGCTCCCGGAGGTCATACTGCTCAATCGCCTTGTTGCCGAAGTCAAAGAGACGCAGACCGAGGCGGAATTTTCCACTGCTGGTACGCTCGACCATGTGGTGGCGCTCCAGAACCATCAGGAATCTATGGGCAGTGCTCTTATGGAGTTGCAACGAAGAAGCTACCTGCGCGAGTCCGAGTGGTGTATCGCTTTCGCCAAGAAGATCAAGGACGGCAAATGCCCGATCAAGGGCTTGAACTTTATAAGTACCTGTGGGGGCAGAGTCTCGCATAGTGGTTCTCCGTTTCGCTAATTGAGTAAAGACCAGTTTTTCAAAATATGGACGAGCATGTCAACTGCTGGGACGCCCATCTCCCCTCTACGTAATTGCAATCCTGACGCACTATCTAACGGATTACTTTGCGGCTCCGCGTGCCGACACCGAGGCCGGACAGGTGTCGTGGCAAATTTCAGGCCGGGACTGTGTCGCCCTCGCCGGGGGCAAGGAACAGATTCGCCTCGAGCCCATGCTGTCGGGTGTACAGGTCGTAGTAACGGCCACCGAGCGCAAACAGCTCGGCATGGTTTCCGCGCTCCACGATCCTGCCCTGCTCCACGACTAGGATTTGCTCGGCCCTGCGAATCGTGGAAAGCCGGTGCGCGATGACAAATGTGGTCCGGCCCTGCATGAGCTGGTTCAAGCCCGCCTGGATCATGGCTTCGGACTCGGAATCGAGCGAACTCGTCGCTTCATCCAGTATAAGGATTCTCGGCGCCGCTAGAAGCGCGCGCGCAATCGACAGGCGTTGGCGCTGACCACCAGAGAGCTTCACCCCGCGCTCGCCCACAATGGTGTCATAGGCCTCGGGGAAGCGTTCGGCAAACTCGTCAACTCGCGCCGTACGGCATGCGGAAAGAAATTGCTCCTCGGTGGCGTCGGGCCGGGAGAACATGATGTTTTCGCGGATGCTTCCGTCGAAGAGAAACGAATCCTGCAAAACGACGCCGAGCTGTGATCGATACGAATTGAGATCGACCTGCGCCAGATCCGTATCGTCGACAACTACGCGCCCCTTCGTCGGGGTATGGAATGCGCAAAGCAGGCTGATGATGGTGGACTTGCCTGAACCCGAGGATCCCACCAGGGCCGTCACGGTGCCAGGCTCCGCGCGGAAGCTGATGCCGTGGAGCACTGGCTTTTCAGGCTCGTAGGCGAATTCGACGTCTTCAAAGCGCACGCGGCCGTCGATTGGCAGCATCTTGGTGGTGCGCCCGGGGACCTGGTTCTCTTCAAGTTCCGCGAGGATCTCGTTGGTGCGGTCAAGACCTGCGAACGCCTCAGTTAACTGCGTACCGATATTCACGATCTGGAAAAGCGGCGCGATCATGAACGCGAGGAAGATGTTGTATTGGAAGTAGTCGCCCAGGGTCCAGTGGCCGGTCAGGACACTGTGGCCGCCAAGCCACATCACAATGCCGGAGACCAGACCCAGCACAGTTGTGGAAGCCGATCCAAGCACGCTTGTCATCGTCAGCGACTTCATCACGTTCTGAAGAAGGCGCTCGACACCGCCGGAGAAGACGGTGGCCTCTCGATCCTCGGCGTTGTAGCCCTTGATTACGCGCACGCCGCCCAGCGATTCGGTGAGGCGGCCAGTGACCTCGGCATTGATTTTGCCGCGCTCGCGAAAGATGGGGCGAATGGTTTTGAACGCGTATTGCAGCACGAACACAAACGCGCCGACCACTGCAAACACAGTGAGCGTAACTGTAGTGCTACGAAGCAGAAGATAGACGAAGACGAGGCTGGCGGTAACCAGGCCACCGACGAACTCCACGAGGCCGGTACCGACGAGGTTGCGCACGCCCTCTACGTCGGTCATGATGCGCGCCACGAGGGTACCGGTTCTGTTCTCGTCGTAGTACGCCACCGGTAGGAGGCCTACGTGCTTTTGCACCTGGCGTCGCATCTCGGCAATCAGACGCTGACCTGCCTTCGAAAGTAGTTGCGTGAGCGAGAACGACGTAATCGCCTGCACCACTGTCGCCAGCACTACAATCTCGATGATGCGGCGCAGGAACCTGGGATCGGGATGCGCTAGGTTGAGCGCCTTATCGAGCAGTTGCTTACTGTAGTAAGGCATGGCCAGGCCGGCCACTCGATTGATGCCCATGAGAATAAGCCCCAGGAACAGCAGGCCTTTGCGCGGCGCAACCAGTAACTTGATCTGCGGCCACAGCTTTTTAAACTCTGGTTTGCGCTTTGGTAGATCAGCATTGCCAACGCGGGCGCCGCGCCCCTGAGCACTGCGCTCGGCGCGCATGCCCATTCCCATTCCTCCGCCACGCATTGTAGCCATACGTTAGACCGTCCGGTTTCGGCGCGCGTCGATGAACGATTTTACGCACATCAACACGTAGATGAGCAGCAGGCCGGCCATCGCGCCCTGCGCCCCCAGAGCAATTTTGTCGGGATCGATGCCTTCCGAACGCGCGTGTCCGTATGAACTCACGGCACGCCACGCGGCGCCAATGAACCCGATCAGCCCTATGGTGACGTTGATGTGCATGAACAACTTGCGGCGGCTCTCGCCGGGGCTGATGGCGAGAAAGCCGAAGACGCCCAGCGCAATTCCAAACCAGGTAGGGATCAGTGCCGTGGGGTGCAGGCTGCCGGTTCCGAAGTAGCTGACCAGTCCAAGGATGATCAATAGGACTGCAAACACTAACGTGATTTTTGCCATGCGCGACCTCTCCGTGTGCTCACGGTCAGCATACCAGTTGAGATGTTGCACAAACCCCGGCGATTCAGGAACTAACGTTGAATACGAGCCGATCCACCTTTGGCGACTGAGCGGACCTGGTCGAGAGTGGCCATGGTTGTGTCTCCGGGGAATGTCGTAAGGAGCGCTCCGTGCGCCCATCCGAGCCTTACGGCCTCTTCCGGTGCTTCTCCGGTGAGCAGTCCGTAGATGAGCCCCGCGGCAAATCCATCACCGCCGCCGACGCGGTCGTACACGTCAAGTTCAGCAGTGGGCGCAGTGTAGGTCTTCCCCTCTAACCAGGCAACGGCGCTCCAGCTGTGCCGATTGGTAGAGTGCACTTCCCTGAGCGTCGTGGCAACCGCCTTCACCTTTGGCAGCTTCTTCGACACGTTCTCCATCATGCCGAAAAACACGCTCGCGTCGAGCTTGGATTTGTGCCCAACTTCCGGACCTGGAATTCCCAGGCCCTTCTGGAGGTCTTCCTCGTTGCCTACGAGTACATCAACGTGCTCGACGATCTTGTGGATAGTCTCGACGGCACGGCTCTCGCCGCCAGCCACCTTCCAGAGCTTCTCGCGGAAATTCAGATCGAATGATGTCACGGCGCCGGCGTCCTTGGCCGCCTTCATCATCTCCGCCGCAAGCTCGGCCGTAGTCGGCGAGAGAGCGGCAAAGATCCCGCCGCTGTGCACCCAGCGCACTCCGCCCGTGAAGATTCCTTTCCAATCGAAGTCGCCGGGCTTGAGCTGCGCAGCAGCTTCATTCGCACGGTTATAGAACACAACCGGCGGACGAACCCCAAAGCCGCGGTCGCTATAGACAGTGGCCATGTTGGGACCATTCACGCCATTGTGCTTGAAATGCTTGTAGATCGCCCTCACGCCCATCGCCCTGACTCGTTCAGCAATGAGGTCACCCACTGGGTAGTCCGACATCGCACTCACGACGGCTGTCTTCATCCCGAAGCAGTCGGCCAGGTTCGCAGCCACGTTGAACTCGCCGCCACTGACGTGAATTGCACACTGCCCAGCCTTGCGGAAAGGAATGATTCCCGGATCAAGCCGGTGCACGAGGGCACCCAGGGAAAGAAAATCAAGCTCCGCGTCCTTCCGAATCTGCAAGCCACTGCTCATGCGCTACGCTCCTCGTTTGCGTTGGATGTTCGTTCTGATTACCGAGAGATTTTCAGGTTCTCAAGCACCTGCCGCGTGTTTTACATCGCCAAGGACCTGATCCACCGTCCAGTCGTTTCCCGGATAAAACTGGACGACCTTTCCATCCGCACCGACCAGCGTGGTGGAAAGGGTGTGCGTAATTGAATCGCCGTCGCGGGTCAGCCCTACGTCAAAATATTGCGCCATTTTGTCCACTGTTGCTTCGTCGGGAACAGCGAAGTCCCAATGCGAAAAGGCGCTCTTGGAGTCGCTGCCCATGTAGGTCGCCCCGTAGGCACGTAAACGCTCCGGCGTGTCGTTTGCGGGATCGAAGCTGACGCACAGTAGATGGGTCTTGTTGTACAGAGACGGATCCGCCTGCAATTGCCGATTGATCTGCGCGAACTCGCGCGTCACGCGTGGGCAGAAATCAGGCAGCGGACAACGCGTGTAGATGAAGGTGATCAGCAGTTGCTTGCCCCGAAACTGGCTGAGCGATATGGCCCGGCCATCCTGGTTGCGCAGCTTGAAATCCGGAACCTGGTCGCCCGGCGCCGGCACGTGGTATTGCACCTTCGGCTTGTAATCGGGCTTTCCCTGCCCAACCACCACAATGTGATCGAGCAGCACATCGGCATCTGGATCCTGTGATACGAGCACGTCCGCCGTGATGACGTCCCCGCCGTGAAGCTCGGTCACCACATTCGGGTCCTTCACCTTGTAGGGCATCGTCATTGCTTCCATGAAACCAGGAATGGCTTCGTGGTTGACCGTAACTTCGCTCTTCGCCACATTGACCGACATGACTTTGCCCCGCATCTTGTACACCTTGAAACGCGGGTCAGTTGCAGCGGACGGGGCATCGGGCCGCGGCGTGCTATGGCAGCCGGAAAGGATGGCAGCAGCCAGAAAACTGGAAGTGAGCAATCGGCGAATCACCCCTCAGTTTACAGCCCGGGGCGGTTGGATGGCGTTGCGGTGCGAGACGGCGTATAACGCTGGAATGGGTTCATTTGCGGCGGTAGATCTGGACGCCCATTTGTGTGCGGGCGGTACTGTCGTTGCGGCCAGTGATCGAGCTGCGCGCGCTGTCCGTGCAGCCTTCAATCGCGCGCGCCGAGCAGAGGGCCGGGAAGCCTGGAGCACTCCGCGAATCTACGACTGGCAAACGTTCGTCCGGCTGGCTTGGGAAGAACTCACCGAGGACAGCCGGCTACTCTTGAATCCGCTTCAGGAGCTGTCCCTCTGGGAAAGCATCATAGCCGGGAGGGAACACCCCGCTGCAACGCTCGCGGGACCACGCCGTAGCCTGTCGACGATGGCCATGTTAGGGCACGCGCTCTTGTGCTCACATGCGCCGGAATTCCTTGACTCGAAGTCTCGGCGGGGCTGGACGCAGGATTCTGAGGCTTTCGGCGACTGGCTTTCTTCCTTCGACGAAGCCTGCAGACAACAAGGCGCGCTAAGCTCGAGCCGTCTGCCGCTGGAACTCCTGCGCGATGTCCAACTACATAATGGAGACCGGCCGAAATTGCTGCTCGTTGGATTCGATCGCGTGCTGCCCACGCACAAAACTCTGCTTGATGTGTGGGGCAAGTGGGAACTCGCGGATTCCAGGGGGAAGGCCAGCACGGTGCAATCGTTTTTCGCGGCGGATCAAGCAGAAGAGTTGTCAGCTTGCGCCGAGTGGTGCAGCCAGCAACTCAAGGCCGCGCCTGAAGGTCGCATGCTGATTATCACGCAGGACGTTCAGAAGCGCCGTGGCGAATTCGAACGGGCGCTTCTGCATCAACGGGAAATAGATTCTGCGTTCCGGTTCGAATTCACCCTCGGCGTGCCGCTCGCGCAGACCGCTCCAGTCCGCTGTGCGCACATGCTTCTGCGCTGGCTGGATGGCGAACTTGCAGAGCATGAACTTGATTGGCTCATCGCGTCGCCCCATGCAGCCAACGCATCGGAATCCGCGGCTCTGCAGGCCCGAATGCGCGGGTTGCGCGAGCGCGGACTGCAACGCACACACTGGAAGTTGACGACTTTCCTCGATTTGCGCCTTGCCTCAGCTCCCCTGCCCGACTTGTGGGCACAGAGAATCAAAGCGACGCTCGCGCAATTGCAAAGAGTGTCACAACGCGAAATGAGCCCCATCGAGTGGGCGGACACAGTACCGCAACTCCTCGAGACCATGAACTGGCCAGGTGCGCACACGCTGACCAGCACGGAATTCCAGGTGATACGCCGCTGGCGACAGGTCCTGGATTCATGTGGCTCGCTCGGGTTCAATGGGAGGCGCATGAAGTGGCAGGAGTTTTTGGCGGAACTGCTGCATGCCGCCGGCGAGACTCTGTTTGCCCCCGAGTCTGAAGAAGCGCCGATTTTGATCGCCGGGCCTGCCGAGTCAGCCGGCTTGACCGCCGATGCGATCTGGTTCCTCGGCGCGCATGAAGACGCATGGCCAGCGCGGGGCGAGATGCATCCACTGATTCCTGTTGATGTACAGCGTCGGGCACA from the Occallatibacter riparius genome contains:
- a CDS encoding polysaccharide biosynthesis protein, with translation MRPRILLSVPHMGGRELAYVAGAFVTNWLSTVGPDVDAFEKEMEQRIDVPTVALSSGTAALHLGLRLMGVQAGDEVFCPTLTFAATCNPVWHLGALPVFLDSERTTWNLDPNVLEEALKEKARAGKLPRAVIVVHQYGQCADMDPILELCGRYEIPVLEDAAQALGGTYKGHAAGTMGAAGVFSFNGNKIITTAGGGMLVSSSREWVDKARYWSQQSRDARRAYQHSEIGFNYRMSNVLAAIGRGQLQVLDERIKQRRAIAFRYRDAFADLPGMSFMPQGPNGIHTNWLSCFLIDPDFGCSRDELIARLDAANVEARPVWRPMHMQPFHSDCERFGGAVAEDLFRRGICLPSSSSLSLDDQLYVISVIRDAAGAAAWETAGAKTSPVDLSDEGASKNNITSAEDNSVLRSVCGRVVLVTGAAGSIGSELCRQIAQFAPAAIVGFDIAESGLFELELQMREAFPAITFHAEIGSVQNAARLDELMNRYRPAAVYHAAAYKHVPLMESHPFEAVENNVFGTYSLGLAAMAHGVENFVLISSDKAVRPTSVMGVTKRIAELVLLNMQSGTTKFVAVRFGNVMDSTGSVMPIFRRQIARGGPVTVTDPEMTRFFMTVAEAGRLVLQAGATAGAGQICVLEIGQAVRIVDLAIQMIRKAGFTPGKDIAIEFTGRRPGEKLSEEMASYLEDTESTTYENIRVLNTLAVNHEELNGRIDALRSICNRRDASGLVQVLSEIVPEYSPSGELLRFS
- a CDS encoding IclR family transcriptional regulator; protein product: MRDSAPTGTYKVQALDRAFAVLDLLGESDTPLGLAQVASSLQLHKSTAHRFLMVLERHHMVERTSSGKFRLGLRLFDFGNKAIEQYDLRERAQPHLRRLVAETEETAHLCILEQARVIYIDKIEPARSVRMITRIGASNPVHCTSVGKAILAFLPEDRTADIIRRTRFERFTHRTIATAEALRAEIEKTRRRGYAVDDEELEEGLRCIAVPVLDAQRQPVAAVSISGPSFRVTAQKLPSIANHLLQCVRGISADMGFISTNRAVRPAAWTA
- a CDS encoding ABC transporter ATP-binding protein, whose translation is MGMRAERSAQGRGARVGNADLPKRKPEFKKLWPQIKLLVAPRKGLLFLGLILMGINRVAGLAMPYYSKQLLDKALNLAHPDPRFLRRIIEIVVLATVVQAITSFSLTQLLSKAGQRLIAEMRRQVQKHVGLLPVAYYDENRTGTLVARIMTDVEGVRNLVGTGLVEFVGGLVTASLVFVYLLLRSTTVTLTVFAVVGAFVFVLQYAFKTIRPIFRERGKINAEVTGRLTESLGGVRVIKGYNAEDREATVFSGGVERLLQNVMKSLTMTSVLGSASTTVLGLVSGIVMWLGGHSVLTGHWTLGDYFQYNIFLAFMIAPLFQIVNIGTQLTEAFAGLDRTNEILAELEENQVPGRTTKMLPIDGRVRFEDVEFAYEPEKPVLHGISFRAEPGTVTALVGSSGSGKSTIISLLCAFHTPTKGRVVVDDTDLAQVDLNSYRSQLGVVLQDSFLFDGSIRENIMFSRPDATEEQFLSACRTARVDEFAERFPEAYDTIVGERGVKLSGGQRQRLSIARALLAAPRILILDEATSSLDSESEAMIQAGLNQLMQGRTTFVIAHRLSTIRRAEQILVVEQGRIVERGNHAELFALGGRYYDLYTRQHGLEANLFLAPGEGDTVPA
- a CDS encoding sugar kinase, producing the protein MSSGLQIRKDAELDFLSLGALVHRLDPGIIPFRKAGQCAIHVSGGEFNVAANLADCFGMKTAVVSAMSDYPVGDLIAERVRAMGVRAIYKHFKHNGVNGPNMATVYSDRGFGVRPPVVFYNRANEAAAQLKPGDFDWKGIFTGGVRWVHSGGIFAALSPTTAELAAEMMKAAKDAGAVTSFDLNFREKLWKVAGGESRAVETIHKIVEHVDVLVGNEEDLQKGLGIPGPEVGHKSKLDASVFFGMMENVSKKLPKVKAVATTLREVHSTNRHSWSAVAWLEGKTYTAPTAELDVYDRVGGGDGFAAGLIYGLLTGEAPEEAVRLGWAHGALLTTFPGDTTMATLDQVRSVAKGGSARIQR
- a CDS encoding SCO family protein; amino-acid sequence: MIRRLLTSSFLAAAILSGCHSTPRPDAPSAATDPRFKVYKMRGKVMSVNVAKSEVTVNHEAIPGFMEAMTMPYKVKDPNVVTELHGGDVITADVLVSQDPDADVLLDHIVVVGQGKPDYKPKVQYHVPAPGDQVPDFKLRNQDGRAISLSQFRGKQLLITFIYTRCPLPDFCPRVTREFAQINRQLQADPSLYNKTHLLCVSFDPANDTPERLRAYGATYMGSDSKSAFSHWDFAVPDEATVDKMAQYFDVGLTRDGDSITHTLSTTLVGADGKVVQFYPGNDWTVDQVLGDVKHAAGA
- a CDS encoding PD-(D/E)XK nuclease family protein; its protein translation is MGSFAAVDLDAHLCAGGTVVAASDRAARAVRAAFNRARRAEGREAWSTPRIYDWQTFVRLAWEELTEDSRLLLNPLQELSLWESIIAGREHPAATLAGPRRSLSTMAMLGHALLCSHAPEFLDSKSRRGWTQDSEAFGDWLSSFDEACRQQGALSSSRLPLELLRDVQLHNGDRPKLLLVGFDRVLPTHKTLLDVWGKWELADSRGKASTVQSFFAADQAEELSACAEWCSQQLKAAPEGRMLIITQDVQKRRGEFERALLHQREIDSAFRFEFTLGVPLAQTAPVRCAHMLLRWLDGELAEHELDWLIASPHAANASESAALQARMRGLRERGLQRTHWKLTTFLDLRLASAPLPDLWAQRIKATLAQLQRVSQREMSPIEWADTVPQLLETMNWPGAHTLTSTEFQVIRRWRQVLDSCGSLGFNGRRMKWQEFLAELLHAAGETLFAPESEEAPILIAGPAESAGLTADAIWFLGAHEDAWPARGEMHPLIPVDVQRRAQMPHSTPQLDWDLAQSITQRLVASAHEVNFSFARQAEGVDLRASKIVTAFAGLACGLPSRLLARDETREMAVPVEDVAAVPHRRASAGVEIPLRGGAALLTAQSVCAFKAFATGRLRAATWEAAERGLTAAERGKLLHDALHSVWAGPPDGIRSSRELQSIADLPGFVRKHVQAAIPGKVPLRIRDDMPPQYLALEAARLTRLISEWLAYEQTRVEFEVVGTEIEKTLNIAGLALDLRLDRLDRLNDRSQLVIDYKTGDVSPKSWESDRPEDVQLPLYAGFGIDQGEGLGGLVFAKVRPGNMCFEGKVGDASAALDRSLKGTSALVKYPLELDQLLEWRETIERLAHDFLSGRADVNPLDLLKSCERCGLQTLCRINERPDLIDDEDVEALDD